Proteins co-encoded in one uncultured Draconibacterium sp. genomic window:
- a CDS encoding class I SAM-dependent methyltransferase, producing the protein MSKYKYKDIASEYDNMVKQYNWEAPEMIYKYLSMVVQKHTKMLDIGAGTGISSERFRDKQVEIYELDNSNELIKVCKSKGIFKEVLLIDILKDRLPYPDLTFDYVVCSGVFHFFSYLEDILRESSMC; encoded by the coding sequence ATGAGTAAATACAAATATAAGGATATAGCTTCTGAATATGATAATATGGTAAAACAATACAATTGGGAAGCTCCTGAAATGATTTATAAGTATTTGTCAATGGTTGTTCAAAAGCACACCAAGATGTTGGACATTGGTGCTGGGACAGGCATTAGTTCTGAACGATTTCGTGACAAGCAAGTTGAAATATACGAACTAGACAATTCTAATGAACTGATAAAGGTTTGTAAATCAAAGGGGATATTTAAAGAAGTTCTTTTAATTGATATCTTAAAAGACCGATTACCTTATCCCGATTTGACATTTGATTATGTAGTATGTAGCGGAGTTTTCCACTTTTTTTCTTACCTAGAGGATATTTTGAGAGAGTCTTCAATGTGCTAA
- a CDS encoding di-heme oxidoredictase family protein, with protein MKFRYLIFMSIIISLLASCSDDDDIIGGDDDGKETELSAEWYAGGKLGTTFNISSSAYEQPTPAIENAGLEAEFKVGEGFFEDIFVTTDPSESPMGGLGPLWLRTSCIACHPGYGHGKRQTEYDSNETGNGYLLVITDNSDTYLSSLTGMPQTQAVEPFTPPVDETQITINWLSHTDEWGNTFPDGETYQLIYPEVTIPEEAFYVPLEVTKNGVTSTVPYSDIIVRLESTIGIYGSGLLDAIPDDSLKAQYIKESAHATLNPAFFAGGEWVKQYKNTKQGDGEEHPYRFTYGLTRGPLQDGPGSNAIWNITNVTRNNRRYHYMTKTYATTASQDPDVQEKFYTYFPDFNVTGNVEKDIYNYLLCDTLPVEMTDDDYSDLMVWHRGLAVPAARDLDDENVQMGKELFTEIGCASCHRPSWTTGNDDVYDPNLFFSRGDARLPNYPNQTIWPYTDLVQHRLHMENDIRTGWCRTTPLWGRGLSQICTGAADRLHDSRARNVIEAIMWHGNSQSDARWSVEKFRELSSEERNAVVAFINAI; from the coding sequence ATGAAATTCAGATATTTAATTTTTATGAGCATCATTATCTCTCTATTGGCATCGTGTAGCGATGATGATGATATTATAGGTGGTGATGACGATGGCAAAGAAACCGAATTGTCTGCCGAATGGTATGCCGGAGGAAAGCTAGGAACAACGTTCAATATTTCGTCTAGTGCTTACGAACAACCAACTCCTGCCATTGAAAATGCGGGGTTGGAAGCTGAATTTAAGGTAGGAGAAGGTTTTTTCGAAGATATTTTTGTAACCACCGACCCAAGCGAGAGCCCGATGGGCGGATTAGGTCCGCTGTGGTTACGCACCAGTTGTATTGCTTGTCATCCCGGCTACGGACACGGAAAACGTCAAACCGAATACGATTCCAACGAAACAGGAAATGGCTATTTGTTGGTAATTACCGATAATTCCGACACGTATTTAAGCTCACTTACCGGAATGCCACAAACCCAAGCCGTTGAGCCGTTTACTCCACCTGTTGACGAAACACAAATCACTATCAATTGGTTGTCTCACACCGATGAATGGGGAAACACATTTCCCGATGGAGAAACCTACCAATTGATATATCCCGAAGTAACGATTCCCGAAGAAGCTTTTTACGTGCCGTTAGAAGTTACCAAAAACGGTGTTACATCAACTGTGCCTTATTCCGATATCATCGTTCGTTTAGAATCAACAATTGGAATTTACGGTTCAGGATTATTGGATGCCATACCAGACGATTCGCTTAAAGCACAATACATTAAAGAGTCGGCTCACGCTACATTAAACCCTGCCTTTTTTGCCGGTGGCGAATGGGTTAAACAGTATAAAAACACCAAACAAGGCGATGGAGAAGAACATCCCTACCGTTTTACTTACGGTTTAACTCGTGGACCATTGCAAGATGGACCGGGTTCTAATGCAATTTGGAATATCACTAATGTAACACGGAACAATCGTCGTTATCATTATATGACAAAAACATATGCAACAACAGCATCGCAAGACCCCGATGTTCAAGAAAAATTCTACACTTATTTCCCCGACTTTAATGTTACAGGTAATGTCGAAAAAGACATTTACAACTATCTGTTGTGCGACACTCTACCTGTTGAAATGACCGATGATGACTATTCTGACTTGATGGTTTGGCACAGAGGGTTAGCTGTTCCCGCAGCTCGTGATTTGGACGATGAAAATGTTCAAATGGGTAAGGAATTATTTACCGAAATAGGTTGTGCATCGTGCCACCGTCCATCGTGGACAACAGGCAATGACGATGTTTACGACCCCAATTTATTCTTCTCGCGTGGCGATGCTCGTTTGCCAAATTATCCCAATCAAACCATTTGGCCATATACCGATTTGGTACAACACAGATTGCATATGGAAAACGATATTCGCACAGGTTGGTGTCGTACTACGCCGCTTTGGGGACGAGGGCTGAGTCAGATTTGTACCGGAGCAGCCGACCGATTGCACGATTCTAGAGCACGTAATGTAATTGAAGCCATTATGTGGCACGGAAATTCCCAAAGTGATGCACGTTGGTCTGTCGAAAAATTTCGTGAATTAAGCTCGGAAGAACGCAATGCCGTTGTGGCATTTATTAATGCGATATAA
- a CDS encoding cytochrome c biogenesis protein ResB, translating to MKNLKKISFGLLAIMVVVLASATIIEQLKGTSFVAHHIYGSVWFVIFWAVLAIFALFYLLKMKLQRKHIVFLLHIAFLVILLGAFITWISGKSGSIHLRQGKTSNSYIQKNGNLNELPFSIELNGFNVNYYPGTQTPQDFESRIILTDSNKKTLSETVSMNNIVSFKGYRFYQSGYDNDGLGTRLSVSHDPIGIAVTYAGYVLLLLSFVLYFFGKKSRFRELLHHPLLKNTALVILLLFGTMGVRAASNNATPKVLPKDVAAEFCDLYVYYNGRICPLQTLANDFTLKLYGKSSYKNLTPEQFFTGWLFYYSSWKKQEVIKIKSKAVQNLLGIDGKYASFDDFFTNENAYQLEPELLKIFKGETVADEKGIKEADEKFNIISMLYAGELTKIFPYANSEQTLNWYATNSQLPKELDGDTYIFIRRSMDYMREMLMKKEYSNVVELTHKLKEYQTKQAGNLLPSNTAYNAEKLYNK from the coding sequence ATGAAGAATTTGAAAAAAATCAGTTTCGGACTGCTCGCAATAATGGTCGTAGTATTAGCATCGGCAACAATTATCGAACAGTTAAAAGGAACATCTTTTGTAGCTCATCACATTTACGGCTCAGTGTGGTTTGTTATTTTTTGGGCGGTTTTGGCAATATTCGCCTTGTTTTATCTGCTCAAAATGAAATTGCAACGCAAGCACATCGTTTTTCTTCTTCATATTGCTTTTTTAGTAATTCTTTTAGGTGCATTTATTACGTGGATTAGCGGCAAAAGCGGCAGCATTCATCTTCGTCAGGGAAAAACAAGTAACAGTTACATTCAGAAAAACGGCAACCTTAACGAGCTTCCGTTTTCAATCGAATTGAACGGATTTAATGTCAATTATTATCCGGGCACACAAACCCCACAGGATTTCGAAAGTCGGATAATCCTGACTGACAGCAACAAAAAGACGCTTTCTGAAACAGTGTCAATGAACAATATTGTATCCTTCAAAGGTTATCGGTTTTATCAATCGGGCTACGACAACGATGGTTTGGGAACGCGACTTTCGGTATCGCACGACCCAATTGGCATTGCCGTTACTTATGCAGGGTATGTTTTATTATTGCTCTCGTTTGTGTTGTATTTCTTTGGAAAAAAGAGCCGATTTAGAGAATTGCTTCATCATCCTTTGCTGAAAAATACAGCACTTGTTATCTTGCTTCTGTTTGGCACAATGGGTGTTCGGGCAGCAAGCAATAACGCTACTCCAAAAGTTTTGCCCAAAGATGTAGCTGCCGAGTTTTGCGATTTATACGTTTATTACAACGGTCGTATTTGTCCGCTTCAAACCCTTGCTAACGATTTTACGCTCAAACTCTACGGAAAATCATCGTACAAAAATCTCACTCCGGAACAGTTTTTTACTGGATGGTTATTTTACTATTCGAGTTGGAAAAAGCAGGAGGTAATCAAGATAAAAAGCAAAGCAGTGCAAAACCTTTTAGGCATTGACGGGAAATATGCCTCGTTCGATGATTTTTTCACCAATGAAAATGCCTACCAACTTGAACCCGAATTGCTGAAAATATTTAAAGGCGAAACCGTTGCCGATGAAAAAGGCATAAAAGAAGCCGATGAAAAATTCAACATTATCAGTATGTTGTATGCAGGCGAATTGACAAAAATATTTCCATATGCAAACTCGGAACAGACTTTAAACTGGTATGCCACCAATAGTCAATTGCCAAAAGAATTGGATGGTGACACCTATATTTTCATCCGCCGTTCGATGGATTATATGCGCGAAATGCTAATGAAAAAAGAGTACTCCAATGTTGTAGAATTAACACACAAACTGAAAGAATACCAAACCAAACAAGCTGGCAATTTGCTCCCATCGAACACGGCTTACAACGCCGAAAAACTTTACAATAAATAG
- a CDS encoding glycoside hydrolase family 130 protein, whose product MSLNQQIPWENRPEGSTDVMWRYSKNPVIGRYHIPSSNSIFNSAVVPYKNGYAGVFRCDNKAVQMNIFAGFSKDGINWNIEHKPIVTEAGNTKMIESEYKYDPRVTFIEDRYWITWCNGYHGPTIGIAYTFDFKIFYQCENAFLPFNRNGVLFPQKINGKYAMLSRPSDNGHTPFGDIYISYSPDMKYWGEHRCVMKVTPFAESAWQCTKIGAGSVPILTEEGWLLFYHGVINTCNGFRYSMGAAILDAENPEKVLYRTQTYLLSPAASYELAGDVPNVIFPCAALSDDEKLAVYYGAADTVVGMAFGYKHEILDFIKNNSL is encoded by the coding sequence ATGAGTTTAAATCAACAAATACCATGGGAAAATCGGCCCGAAGGCTCAACTGATGTAATGTGGCGTTATTCTAAAAATCCGGTTATTGGACGTTATCATATTCCTTCGTCAAACAGTATATTTAACAGTGCTGTTGTACCTTATAAAAATGGTTATGCAGGGGTTTTCCGTTGCGATAACAAAGCGGTTCAGATGAATATTTTTGCAGGTTTCAGTAAAGATGGAATTAACTGGAATATTGAGCACAAACCGATTGTGACCGAAGCCGGTAATACAAAGATGATTGAATCTGAATACAAATACGATCCGCGTGTTACATTTATCGAAGACCGCTATTGGATTACTTGGTGCAACGGTTATCACGGACCGACAATTGGCATTGCTTATACTTTCGATTTTAAAATATTTTATCAATGCGAAAATGCATTTCTGCCGTTTAATCGTAATGGGGTTCTATTTCCGCAAAAAATAAATGGTAAATATGCGATGTTAAGTCGTCCGAGCGACAACGGACATACGCCTTTTGGTGACATTTACATCAGTTATAGTCCAGACATGAAATACTGGGGCGAACATCGTTGTGTGATGAAAGTAACTCCTTTTGCTGAAAGTGCATGGCAGTGTACAAAAATTGGTGCCGGTTCTGTGCCAATTCTTACAGAAGAAGGCTGGTTGTTGTTTTATCACGGAGTAATTAATACCTGTAACGGCTTCCGATACTCAATGGGTGCTGCCATTTTAGATGCAGAGAATCCAGAAAAAGTACTTTACCGTACACAGACTTACCTGTTGTCTCCGGCAGCTTCTTACGAATTAGCCGGAGATGTCCCAAATGTAATATTTCCTTGTGCTGCCCTAAGCGATGATGAAAAACTTGCTGTCTATTATGGTGCTGCCGATACCGTTGTGGGAATGGCTTTTGGCTACAAACATGAAATTTTGGATTTTATTAAAAATAATTCATTATAA
- the ccsA gene encoding cytochrome c biogenesis protein CcsA — protein MLFVTIGIVGFVYFIRRLIKVKPASRPAIWVFNTIILCGFIYLTVFIALRGIVSQHFPASNGYETMQFLAWASLLVSLFLQKKLRMVLPFGLLLGGLALMVSMMGRSNPQITHLMPVLSSPLLSIHVMTIMVSYLLFAFMMFNGIAAIILRFSQNKNFFPIEQLQIISQLILYPAVFLLATGTFIGAVWANVSWGRYWGWDPKEVWALITLLIYSFPLHTRSLKRLQQPMTFHIFMVIAFFSVLFTYFGVNFLLGGMHSYAG, from the coding sequence ATGCTCTTTGTTACCATCGGCATTGTGGGATTTGTTTATTTTATCCGCCGATTAATTAAAGTAAAACCGGCATCGAGACCAGCCATTTGGGTATTTAATACCATTATCCTCTGCGGATTCATTTACCTCACGGTTTTTATTGCGTTACGAGGCATTGTTAGCCAACATTTTCCGGCATCGAATGGTTACGAAACAATGCAATTTTTGGCGTGGGCATCGTTGTTAGTATCGTTGTTTTTACAAAAAAAACTCCGAATGGTTTTGCCTTTCGGACTATTATTGGGCGGTCTTGCCCTGATGGTCTCAATGATGGGACGCAGCAATCCGCAAATTACTCACTTAATGCCGGTATTGTCGTCACCCCTTTTAAGTATTCACGTAATGACCATAATGGTGTCGTACCTGCTGTTTGCCTTTATGATGTTTAACGGAATAGCCGCAATCATCCTCCGATTTTCGCAAAACAAAAACTTCTTTCCCATCGAGCAACTGCAAATTATCAGTCAGCTGATACTCTACCCTGCGGTATTTCTATTGGCAACAGGCACTTTTATCGGAGCAGTTTGGGCAAACGTATCGTGGGGGCGCTATTGGGGTTGGGATCCCAAAGAAGTATGGGCATTAATCACGCTGCTTATCTATTCCTTTCCGCTGCACACACGCTCACTGAAACGCCTCCAGCAACCAATGACCTTTCATATTTTTATGGTTATTGCTTTCTTTTCGGTGTTGTTTACCTATTTTGGTGTCAACTTTTTACTTGGCGGTATGCATAGCTATGCGGGGTAA
- a CDS encoding imelysin family protein has product MKKLNLLFYFFIAGAMTLGFTSCDDDDDDITGDGLDSKKTEVITQCVNNVIVTTYSNLADASVDLHNACATLKNNLTQDNIDAAATAWTTARKYWEQSEAFLYGAASDYNIDPHIDSWPLDQSQLDLALANETLIGNMETDGCNFDGFSTLGYGLLGFHAVEYMIFRDGDARNVDGGTDFDGEKYAALSSEELIYCAAVAEDLRNQCIRLEASWAGIDNITSAKQTILEDAELEPSMDYGKAMETAGESGNVLYKTQIAAYVQILQGASDISDEVGNTKITDPVNSGDVLDVESWYSWNSIDDFADNMRSVQYAYLGNTSSTAIDASVSTYVKSLDKTLDSEIQTAIATAISKIEAMPAPFRNNLTESASASAKAACNTVMDKLEEAITLIQE; this is encoded by the coding sequence ATGAAAAAATTAAATTTACTATTTTATTTCTTTATCGCAGGAGCGATGACACTAGGATTTACATCGTGCGATGACGATGATGATGACATCACAGGAGACGGTTTAGATTCTAAAAAAACAGAAGTTATCACACAATGTGTAAACAACGTAATTGTAACTACTTATAGCAATCTGGCAGATGCATCTGTCGATTTACACAACGCTTGTGCTACGCTAAAAAACAACCTTACTCAGGATAATATTGATGCTGCTGCTACAGCGTGGACTACTGCCCGTAAATATTGGGAACAAAGCGAGGCTTTTCTTTATGGAGCTGCATCGGACTACAACATCGACCCACATATCGATTCGTGGCCATTAGACCAAAGTCAGTTAGACCTTGCCCTTGCCAATGAAACATTAATCGGCAATATGGAAACCGATGGATGTAACTTCGATGGATTTTCTACACTTGGTTACGGATTGTTAGGTTTTCACGCTGTTGAATATATGATTTTCCGCGATGGAGATGCTCGTAATGTTGATGGTGGTACCGATTTTGATGGTGAAAAATATGCAGCACTAAGTTCCGAAGAACTGATTTACTGTGCTGCTGTTGCCGAAGATTTGCGTAACCAATGTATCCGATTAGAAGCCAGTTGGGCTGGAATTGACAACATTACATCTGCCAAACAAACCATTTTGGAAGATGCCGAGCTTGAACCGTCAATGGATTATGGCAAAGCAATGGAAACTGCCGGCGAATCGGGCAATGTATTATACAAAACTCAGATTGCCGCTTATGTGCAAATCTTGCAGGGAGCTTCAGATATCTCCGACGAAGTTGGCAATACCAAAATTACTGACCCCGTAAACAGTGGTGATGTTTTGGACGTAGAATCGTGGTACAGTTGGAATTCAATCGACGATTTTGCCGATAATATGCGCAGTGTTCAATATGCTTATTTGGGCAATACATCGAGTACTGCAATTGATGCTTCGGTGAGTACTTATGTAAAATCACTTGACAAAACACTCGACAGCGAAATACAAACCGCAATAGCAACAGCCATCAGCAAAATTGAAGCAATGCCGGCTCCATTCCGTAATAACTTAACCGAATCAGCTTCAGCATCGGCAAAAGCAGCTTGTAACACTGTTATGGACAAACTAGAAGAAGCCATTACGTTGATTCAGGAATAA